One part of the Microtus ochrogaster isolate Prairie Vole_2 chromosome 16, MicOch1.0, whole genome shotgun sequence genome encodes these proteins:
- the Slc17a1 gene encoding sodium-dependent phosphate transport protein 1, with protein MENQCLAKKVPGFCSFRYGLAVVLHFCNIVIMAQRVCLNLTMVAMVNRTEPPHLPNGSAVERLDDGKNPVYSWSLDIQGLILSSVFFGMVVVQIPVGYLSGLYPMKRILGFSMLLSSVLSMLTPPAAQAGAAFVIVCRVLQGVAQGIVSTGQHEIWVKWAPPLERGRLTSMTLSGFVMGPFIVLLVSGFICDLLGWPMVFYIFGIFGCILSLCWFLLFYDDPKDHPYMSSREKAYITSSLPQQVSSRRQSLPIKAMLRSLPLWAIIINTFAFIWSNSLLVTYTPTFINTVLHVNIRENGLLSSLSYLLAYICGIVAGQLADFLLSRKIFSVANVRKLFSTLGILSPVIFIMCLLYLSSSFYSTIIFLTLANSTLSFSFCGQHINALDIAPSYYGFIKAVSALIGMIGGLISSAVAGLILNQDPENAWHKIFFLMSGINVTCLTFYNVFAKGEIQDWAKETKNTRL; from the exons ATGGAGAACCAGTGTCTTGCCAAGAAAG ttCCAGGGTTCTGCTCCTTTCGCTATGGATTGGCTGTTGTTTTGCACTTCTGTAACATTGTCATCATGGCTCAGAGAGTGTGCCTGAACCTCACCATGGTAGCCATGGTGAACAGAACAGAGCCACCCCATTTACCCAATGGATCTGCAGTGGAGAGACTGGATGATGGAAAG aacCCCGTGTATTCCTGGAGTCTTGATATTCAAGGGCTTAtcctcagttctgtcttctttggtATGGTCGTGGTTCAGATTCCTGTTGGGTACCTATCTGGACTATATCCAATGAAGAGAATACTTGGGTTTTCAATGCTCCTCAGCTCTGTGCTCTCCATGCTTACCCCACCAGCAGCCCAAGCTGGAGCAGCTTTCGTCATTGTGTGTCGAGTACTCCAGGGAGTAGCCCAG GGGATAGTGTCAACAGGCCAACATGAAATATGGGTCAAATGGGCACCTCCCTTGGAACGAGGCCGGCTTACCTCCATGACTTTATCAG GATTTGTAATGGGACCATTTATTGTCCTTCTTGTGAGTGGATTCATCTGTGATCTTCTGGGTTGGCCCATGGTTTTCTACATTTTCG GTATTTTTGGCTGTATCCTGAGTCTTTGCTGGTTCCTTCTGTTCTATGATGACCCCAAGGACCACCCATATATGAGCAGCAGGGAGAAGGCCTACATCACATCCTCTCTTCCCCAGCAG GTCAGCTCGCGCAGACAATCTCTGCCAATCAAAGCTATGCTTAGGTCTCTTCCGCTCTGGGCTATTATCATCAATACCTTTGCTTTCATATGGTCCAACAGCCTCCTGGTTACGTACACTCCAACATTTATCAACACTGTGCTTCATGTTAACATTAGAGAG AACGGGCTGCTGTCCAGTCTCTCCTATCTGCTTGCTTACATCTGTGGCATCGTAGCAGGTCAGCTGGCAGACTTCCTCCTGTCCCGGAAGATTTTCAGCGTAGCTAACGTGCGGAAACTCTTCTCTACGCTAG GGATTCTCTCGCCTGTGATCTTCATCATGTGCCTGCTCTATTTGAGCTCCAGCTTCTACAGCACGATCATCTTCCTGACACTCGCCAACTCGACACTCAGCTTTTCCTTCTGTGGACAGCACATCAATGCCTTGGATATTGCTCCCAG CTATTATGGCTTTATTAAAGCAGTTTCAGCTCTAATTGGAATGATTGGAGGCCTAATTTCTTCAGCTGTAGCTGGGCTGATCCTTAATCAG GATCCAGAAAACGCATGGCATAAGATCTTCTTCTTGATGTCAGGCATTAATGTGACGTGCCTAACTTTCTACAATGTGTTTGCCAAAGGAGAAATTCAGGACTGggctaaagaaacaaaaaacacacgACTGTAA